TATCTTGCAAGTGATCTCGATGATGACCACAAGATTGTAAAATCTCGATTCTTTCCAATCTTATCGTGAATTAGTGAATCAAAAAGattacaaaataatataatataacttaaTATATACAAAACTACCAATAGTAGtaacttttaatttctaacatatGATAGATTATGATTAATTTGATAAAATTACCAATAGTAAtaacttttaatttctaacatatGATAAATTATGATtaatttgatttaaaaaaaaaaaaaaaatttaatttttcgAGAAAACCTTACAAAGTCCGGCCACCCAGGTACGCCTATTGACAAAATGTCACTCACATCGGCAATCACAAGAAATGCTGGTGACCTAACTCATCACCACTTTCAGAGAAAACCCACAATCCGAAGACCTACTATGATAAAACCTATGACTCGCACATGATATATTGTTACGAACAAGACTCCAACTGACGAACTTCCCTGAAAAATTCACTGAGTAAAAAAATATCTAAACTAAACAAAGCATGTAAAATTCGGTTGAGTTTTCGTCCAAGTTCCGTTTATCGTTTAAATGGTGACAACGATCGCCATTAAATGAGACTTCCCTAATTTCTTCTACACTCATTTAATGCTTCAACTCATCAACCCAACGACCTTCTAAAACCATCTTCCATACAAATGGACCACCACCTTTCACCACAatgtccaccaccaccacccacctcccaccaccaccaccaccaccactccccACCACCGCCCATTACTACATAACAAACCTCGGCCTCGGATACGCCATCGCCATCGCTTTCGGCTTCCTTGTCCTCTTCTCCTCCCTCCTCCTCATCTCCTACATCTGCATACGACACCGCCATACTCAACATAACCATATCCGAACCCATAACACCCGTGGCGTAtcgaacaacaacaataacaacaacgttGTCCTCTCTAATATAATATTCATTGACGAAGATGCGAACGAAGACCAGGATGTGGTGGTTGGTTTGGATCAATCTGTGATCAACTCGTACCCGAAGTTTGAATACTCGAAAGGGGTTAAGAAGGGTTTCGACACGTTGTGTGCAATATGTTTGTGTGAGTATAGGGAAGTGGAGATGTTGAGGATGATgcctgattgtaaacattgttttcATTTGACTTGTGTTGATGCTTGGTTGAAGCTTAATGCGAGTTGTCCGGTTTGTCGAAACTCGCCCCTTCCTACGCCTTTGTCTACGCCGTTGGCCGAGGTTGTTCCTCTTTCGCAGTACTCAGACGGCCGACACCGGAGGTGATATTGATATATGTTGTGTTTTGTTGTTATGGGTTGGTGTTTTGTTAGGTTTTGGTATGGAATTTGTGTAAAGGTGGATTGTTTATTggctttgattttgattttgattgattaATATTATAGTCTATAAGTTTTGTGTATAATATTTGATTGATTTGATATGTTGAGTTAACAAACAAATTTATGATTGTGTTTTGATTACAAGTACAATATTGATCATAAAATTGTTGTTTCTGGTTGATTTGATGATGTTTCTTGTAGCACATGGATAAGATTCAGTATTTGAGATCTAGTGTCAAATTAGATTTGTTTTGATTGGATGAAGCAGGTTTTACTGGAGTGTGAAATGTAACCGATTTGGATCTGGGCCAAAGTCGGTAAAGTTCATCTTCAAATTAATGACCTGGTATTTGAGCAGAAAAAAAAAAAGGGAAATTCAAGATATTAGTCATTTTGATCAAGCAAATCACCCAAACGGTCATTGAattttggtgtttgttttttttgccATCGGCTACGGCTTAGCATGCGCTTTTTCATGGCTTAACCTCACTCTTGACGGCGGTAACAGCTTAGTCTACACTTTGGGCGGCTTTGCCCCGCTTTTGTTGTTGGCTACCACTTAGTTTGCGCTTTGATGTCCAACTAAAAATCAATGTCTAATGTTTTCTTTGATCAAAATAtctaattttatattttttcatGAAAAAAAATCAGGGaactcaaaacaaaacaaaacaaaacaaaataaaacaaataataaataaggttgtatcatattctttttgttaactgtctttagggtgtaaggggtgctcacctcttaggtgagtcccccctcttacacataaccaacccgaaagtgccacgtcaactcccctctaacactcccctaatacccctttttgatggcggcactcccctcttaggtgaattggtttttttttttaaaaaaaaaaaaaaaagctgtgATTGGTCGccgcctctctctctcctccctctctcttcggtgagccgccaccggGAATACTCCCTCTCTCTTGGTCACCGCAGTGATGGCGGTGTCTTACCGCTCGGGGAAATCATGCACCGCATGGGGTTGCCGAAGGCACCCCGTGCACCCTTAGTGTAAGTAAGTGTGCATATGTTTTTTCATGTAAAGAGTCAAATCAAATCATTTGTTTAACATCAAAAAATAAATCATTACAAAATCGCatattattattgttactatcatattttaaattttaaatagaACAAAAACTAATTCTAGAAAACACGTAGTAAAGTAAATTTGAATGCATCAACCTTGTTATATTTAAATAGAAACATATTATAATAACCAAGACAATGACGTAAAGGACAAGTGTTTTTTTATTCATTGGTTAATGTtgtatttttatggttttcaaatATTAAATTATGTTGGATCGAGTGAATTCAAAATTCTGTAAGAGGCtctttgtttagctcttaatgattTAGAGTTTTTACTGGTTTAACATTTAGtggttcagattgtttgtttcgcgagcagatatCTAAATAGTTCAAACATTTaactctgaatggttaagcattatactaaggggctgtttgtttacctcttaatgaggctcttaatggtttagaactcttactggttcaacacttaatggttcagactgtttgtttcgtgagcagatgtctgaatggttcagacatttgcccctgaatggttaagtattatactaagtttgaatggttaagacctctaatttgaattggtcatacatttgcctctgaacggttaagcaattatactagggctgtaaacgagccgtgtcgagccgagctcgaatttcaaatcgagttgagatttgaggctcgaacTCAACTCGATTAAAATACGagttggctcggctcggctcgatctagctcgaactaacaaagaaccgcaaaatttactacttaaaaagccctaaaaatgAATCT
This is a stretch of genomic DNA from Helianthus annuus cultivar XRQ/B chromosome 16, HanXRQr2.0-SUNRISE, whole genome shotgun sequence. It encodes these proteins:
- the LOC110917247 gene encoding RING-H2 finger protein ATL67 encodes the protein MSTTTTHLPPPPPPPLPTTAHYYITNLGLGYAIAIAFGFLVLFSSLLLISYICIRHRHTQHNHIRTHNTRGVSNNNNNNNVVLSNIIFIDEDANEDQDVVVGLDQSVINSYPKFEYSKGVKKGFDTLCAICLCEYREVEMLRMMPDCKHCFHLTCVDAWLKLNASCPVCRNSPLPTPLSTPLAEVVPLSQYSDGRHRR